The following DNA comes from Maylandia zebra isolate NMK-2024a linkage group LG6, Mzebra_GT3a, whole genome shotgun sequence.
ttgtcagcctggctacagtgctgaagagaaacctagggttgttcttattttcttcaatcagtgacgaatagtaagatgttctggcttcgcggagggctttcttataaagcagcaaactatttctccaggctaaatgatgatcctctaaatgtgtgacacgccatttcctctgtgtttgagaattataccacggagtcagaagtacctgactccgtggttaACTCACTGAAGCCTTTCATTGAGCTACCAAATAAACAAATTGGCACTCTCTTTCTGGCCACACACAATGCAGACATAAGTGTACACATTAGTTTTTGAATGCTActgaaaattgttttctttacaaataacTCCCTGAACTAACACAGTCAATCCCTTAACATGTTTGTACTCTCTGCTCATGTTGCctttatattaaataatttttagatttttaaagaacttattttAACACTCAACAACAAGACTGTCCACAAATGCCTCCACGTCACCAAGTCTGCAGCCTCTCATCCATGATCCACACTGCTTCATCACACGTCTGTAGCTCTTCAACTCCAGAACTCTGCTCCTCAGGCCTGAGACACAGATCAGCCTGCTTTGGCTGATCTACTCTCGATAGTTTTCCACACCCAAGTCTCGTTTGCTGTTTTACATGAATTTCTATGGGGTCAAAATGACATTGTTGGCAATTATTTTCAATCCCACACGTCCCCAAATTCACCATATAATATTTAAATTCCTTCTAAAAAAGTCATGAAATATAAGATGATGATGTTTTACTTTAACATAGTTACATGATTGGTCATTTTTACTCCTTTGCATTTTGACAAACTATTAACAAGTGGTTGTTAATAGTTTGGCACTTGGGCATGTTTCATTTGGCAAGATGATTCTACAAGTGAGAGCAGACAGCCCAGAATCTTTTCCCATCATTAGCAAGTACTATTTGAGTGTAAATAGGCTACTGAAATAGTTTTTATGTCTTGAAAATATCCTATTAGTTAAGTAAACAGCAGAACTGTTGTTATGAACTTGGCTTTACTGTAGGTTGATTATGCCAAACCATTTCCTTGTTTATCTGTAAAATAAGGATTTTTTTACACAGTTGAAGAATGACAGCTGGTGTATGACTACCATTAGGTCATTATTTCAAACTCATGTAGAGAACAGTAACAAAGAGTGGGTAGCTACAGAGTTAAAGTGAGTAAAATGAGCACCTGCTAATTAACATGGGATTTGGCCAAATGGCTTCATCTTTTAGCCTAGGCGGTTGGTGCTTTAAGCCTGTGGTATCTGTGTTTTGGTaaccctttgtgtgtgtgtcttcaggCTCTTGGCATGCTCTTCTGGCACAAACACAATATTGAGAAATCTCTGGCCGACTTGCCAAATTTCACCCCGTTCCCAGATGAGTGGACAGTGGAGGACAAAGTGTTGTTTGAACAGGCCTTTAGTTTCCACGGAAAGAGCTTTCACCGCATCCAGCAGATGGTAACCACTTAACACAGCAACATCAGTGTTTCTGATCCAGTAATGTAATGTTTCTGATATTAACAATAAACCATAAAGATTTGGGGGAGGGTACTGTACAAACAGTTTTGAGGTACTGTTTCTATGAAAATATCacgtgttttgtttattttattttatttatttatttatttattgcttcaGTTACCGGACAAATCCATCTCCAGTCTGGTGAAGTACTACTATTCATGGAAAAAGACGCGTTCCAGAACAAGTCTGATGGACAGACAGGCTCGTAAATTGGCCAATAGGAGCAACCAGGATGAGAGGTACAGCACATAGATCAACACTACTCCTTGAATCTGACTATAGTCctttgttttgaaaaaaaaagttttctctttttttgctgaaaagaaGGCATTTTGTCTCGTCAAAGCGCAAAGCACTCTGACACCCATTTATCCACGGTTTGTGGACATACCTCAGTTAAAAAATCTAGGGCGACAAGAGAGCATTTGTTAAGCAAAATGCCCGTCTCACCTGTTAAGCAAAAAGCCCGTCTCACAGTCAGACCTACCTGTCCCTGTCTGGAAATTGAAACTTTCCTGGGACATTTTGGGAATTTTTATGCAGAAACCATTGCAGACTCATGCccttgagatttttttaaatatgaaaaatcattaaaattgTTACTTaatgtgtctgtttttattgactGACCTCCATCATCATTTCAGTTACCTAAAAACGTAAGCTCACAAAGAGTTAGTTTTGGATTCTACTGCGTCGGTGTGAGGTTGCTGTTGTGTGACGACATCCAGTGATTGGATTTTGGCTTATTGTTGCTGCAGTGATGAGGAGATACAGGATGCCAATCCCATTGAAGCCCACGACAGTGACTATGACCCCAGCAAGGAAACTAAGAAAGAGGTAATTTGAACACACCTTATtccattttttttgttaaaacctTTGAACTTTACCATATACTGCTCACAAAAATAAAGGAACACTGTTGAATCAGAGTATCTGAAATACCAAGAGTTGGGCATGACTGAGTTGGTAATGGatcagtgatggtctggagaAGTATATCCATGGAGGGATACGCAGACTTCTACAAGCCAGGCAAGGGTACCAGTATATCATTTGGGCATCTTTGGACCCACTGTCAGGCGTAGGGTCGTGGGGGTCCTTCTGGTGCACGACAGTGCCCGGCCTCATGCTGCAAGAGTATGCAAGCAGTTCCAGCAGACAACCTGGACAGGTGGCAAGTCTgccacagggctaacacatagagacagaaaaccattcaCGCCAACATTCACACAGGGTTATATGTtaggttacattttttttcccttcttggCAGTTATGTGTTTTTAGTTCATCTGaagacatacatatatattttatcCTGTACTGGTGTAAGACAAATGATTACACGAAAACAaggaacataaataaaaaaaaataggaaatacTAACTTCAGAGCGGGTTTTGTAttcttattgtttttttgtcccTCCGTTTCCCTTCTCTTCCCCTGGTCTGTTGATTTCTGCGGTGGCAGTGGTgatctttttcctgtttttccagTTGAGCAGTATTGTTATAGATAATTTCATTGTGTATTCTGATTCCGATTCTGATTTCGATTGTTTTCTTGGTGAGAATCAGGGCCACAAGAGGGGGTGTTCTGATCTGTTTGGAGTTTATACTTCTTCTAGATCACCAAACAGAGAACGGGGCATTGTGGGATGTTGTGGTCAAGGATGTGGGATAATTTGGTAGTTGTTTCTTTCCAGAAGTTTTGTATTGGTGGACAGAGCCAGAATGTGTGAAGGTGGTCATTAGTGGTGTTGATTGTGCAGTTTATGCAAACTCTGATTCAGTCAGTCCCATGACATGTATCTTTTGCTGTGTGAGGTGTGTTGTATTACTTGTATGTTGGTGTTGTTAGACatgataaaaatattattgcggACTCTATTGTCATTTGTAAAATAACAAATGACCAAGTTCACAGGTTAGAGTTAAATGTCAACCATATATCTGTTATCCATccttccattttcttccacttatccgggGCTGggttgcgggggcagcagcccaagcagaaaagcccagacctccctctccccagccacctcctccagcttgtccgggtgaacaccaaggcgttcccaggccagccgagagctataatctctccagcgtgtcctgggtctaccccctcctcccggtgggacatgcccggaaaacctcgcccaggaggtgcccagggggaatccttgtcagatgcccgaaccacctgaactggctcctttcgatgtggaggagcagcagctctactctgagcccctcccgaatggctgaactcctcaccctatATCTTAGGGAGAGGCCAggcacccttcggaggaagcccatttctgcacctcctggccgccacccgacTCACATTGCATCCGACCCCTATGGTGCCTCCtgtgggtggtgggcctgcaggaagatgggcccatgtccctttttcgggctgtgcccggccaccagacgctcgccctcgagcaccctccccgggcctggctccagggcggggcccgagtaaccctatcccggggagggtgaactgttccctcgatggtCTTTTCATAgaggtcttctgaatcgctctttgtctggtccctcacccaggaccaatttgccatgggagaccctaccaggggacaaaagcccccagacaacatagcccctggtattcctgggacacacaaaccccttaACCACGAAAATGTAGCGATTTGCAGAGGGGAATCTGTTTTATTCTTGATATTTACAGTGGAGCAAtttgtatatattagtgctatttcttacatttgtaaaatgtaatatattgtattatttaattagtttagtcatttactgttactgtcttggagcaacggtaacccacataatttccttgaattaattaattccatAAATTCCAAAATGGATTATCTGCGTGGATGTTTAGGTCTTTTTCCCATTTGTTGATTGGAGTATGTGGTGCATTGTCATTAGAGAAGTGATGCTCAAACTTTTCAAAATGAGTGCcacctcataaaatatatggCTCTTAAAAGTACCACCCTTATGACTGACATTAAAGGCCAGTAGTATTGGCCTATATAACACCATTTACACGAGacaatttatttcttatatgaatgttatttattttaactgtcataaAAAGGATGTGACAAgggataataataacaactgtactgcattaaaaacattcaCAGCAGGTGGGATATCCGTTCTTTAAGTGATGAGGTATGAATAAACTACTCTGCGTTTATCAAGGctattgtgtttttaatatgttttaatgctttgtatcttgttttatttaatcagaaaaaacccttaaaaaaaGGCAGCGATCACTGTTGGCCttctcggtttttattaccactgttcattttaaacctcagtttttaaaacctttcgATGTAACTACaccccagcccatgcagcagtacaataataactaacctcgtaatgtggatggattatcGCAGTTGTTCTCCtaactgaagtttggtccgtttacactATCACgacatgcgattgcatttgtccctaaccatcgggaaccctcgcgttaacttttatcgaatggaaaaaagttagtgttcgttctccagcttcactgtgttaatGTGTTTGTATTAAGCtaaccatagctgtgtagctagccaccatgtagcacatcattacataccagctagcccaacttcagtaaccctacaaacgtcactgcttttttagttttctgtcttcatttatgtcggaagtgatagcagagctgtatatttgagggatttctgaaaaattaaatcagaacatggtatattattTCATCTTAAAAATTTTGCGGCAGACTTCCCGCATACCACCAGAGGGAGCTCACATACCACCAGTGGTATGCTGGATAttagtttatttagttttgtgtttttaatgactttgcagttttgttgttgctgtctaGTAGTGATGGTTGTAAGAAATTAGcacaaatgtaatttatttgcAGTGAAGTCAGGGTTATCCCATATGGGTGTTTGAGTTGTAGGTGagaatatagtgttttttattttattaatcttCCACCAAGCTATTGCACTTGTGATGTCTGATTGTATTGCTTATAAATGGTAAATCTTTGATTGATATGTCTTTAATAAAACTTAATGTgtcagggcgatcgtggctcaagagttggcagttcgtcttgtaattggaaagttgccggttcgagccccggctccaacagtctcggtcgttgtgtccttgggcaagacacttcacccattgcccaCTGGTGGTGCTCaaagggcctggtggcgccagtgtccggcagcctcacctctgtcagtgcaccccagggcagctgtggctacaatggagccacagctgccctgtaaagcgctatacaattACAGGCCATTGACCATTTTACAATCAGATTGTTCGATGTCCATCCATGAATGAAAGTGATGGGTTGAATGTATCCATTTGATGAGGTATTGTAGTTGGTTGGCTAAGAAGTACTGGCAGAAATTTAGTGCTTTTAGGCCTCCTTGAAGTTTTGACTGTTGTAATGTTGTTAGTTTTATTCTGGGCTTTTTGTTTTCCAGTAAAATGATGGTGTTATTATGTCATTatgtaatttaaaaattaatgtCATTTTGTATTCAGTTATGCTTGAAATTAGTGATGGAAGTCAAATATGTCATAGTAGATTTTTCCATAGGCTTCTATTACATGGGcttctttttgtaattgttTTATAACCTTGAATGCAGTAGGAAAAATGCAGAGTTAAGACACTTCTATAATGACTCGGACAGTTGAGAGTAGTCTCAAAGTGTATTTTTAAAGTTGAGGACTTTGATATTTTTCCCTTAAAGAAACAGTAAAAAGCAATAAATGTCCATGCTTGCCAACAGATGTACAGACAGACAAATTAAGGCCATTACTGATGTACCTCCTGAAAGGaacatatttaataaataatgaaacGTTTTTGTAAAAAACCAAATTGATGAAAATGTAATGGTTTAATTTTAAGGTTGTGTGTAGCAggctataatgaaaaaaaaaaacaggtaaaTACAACCTTGGATGAGcaacaaaacatgacatattatgccatgttattatttatttaaaaacaattaagCCAAAATGAAGGAACGAACTGGGTAAGGTTAAGTGCAGCCTTATTGCTTACATAGAAATTAAAAGCGTAAGCTGCAGCGAGGTACCTAACAAATTCACATTCagttgattaactgatcatcagcaagtgtgagcacttctataaaagcagaagtttcgGCTCCTGAGCTTTCAGAATTAGAATCAACTTTATTTGGCCAAGTTTGTGCACACAAGCAAGAAAGTTTGCTCCCATTAACTTTACCTatgtaaactatttttaaataggCATATACAgacaagaaaaatataaatacgaagagaagataaaaagaaaacctcaaTGTACTGAAGCAattttgtaaagaagagtgggtgAAAACTCCTCCATAACCAAATGAAAGATATATTCATTATATTTCAAATTACTGCTGCTAAAGGTAGGCTGACAGATTATTGAGTGATGCCGTATATTTcgcatttttattcactgcttCAGCATTTTAGTTAGTTGTCAATGCTATTTTTAAGGCCTCATATAACTAGACTTTTATCAATGTTTAAAATCATTCTCTTACCTTCAGAACCAGGCAGAGCCCCCAGTGCCAGGATCTAAGGTAGCTTTGGGTCGTAGGGAGCATCAGACCCTGCAGCACCGGCATCACCAACGCTCCCGCTGTCGTCCCCCCAAAGGCATGTACCTGACCCAGGAGGATGTTGTGGCCGTCTCCTGCAGTTCCTCCGCTGCAAACACCCTTCTGCGTCAGCTGGATATGGAGCTGGTGTCTCTCAAGAGACAGGTAGCCCTCATCCACTTGACTACTGAACTACTAAACCTAAAAAAAATTTGTCTCCTCACATCAGACACTGGTCGCAAGTTTTCTTTGTGTCAAAATAACCCATTAATATTTGTCTGTGCAACCGTGGGAATATGTTGAACTACTAACAGACAATCATAAAATGGGTTTCCAGTTGTAGCCCCTTGGTAAGTAACAGAATGCTTAGCAgcattattctttgtttttaaaatacataaGAGAACACTGTTGAGGTTATAGTCAAAATAACTTTTGCTGGATGTACtgcatacatgtgtgtgttagtttacattttgaaatgGGAGGGCTTAAATTTGATCCAAGTGCTATTTATCACCCTTCCTGTAAATATTTAGAGAGGTCCTcacggttgtattgatgtacgGAAACttgaaatgcttaaaaaaatggcactacagcatgtaaaaatgatGATACACAGCAATCACAATGTACTGACATCAGTGAACTGGAGTGAAACTAGAAAGACATATAAAGAGATTGTCAGACTTAATAGACTGTTACATAACCCACAGGTAAGTGTAGTTAAGCACTAACAAAGCAGAGTACAAAATAAGCATCCTGTAGAAGTAATACAATTGTATCATTAGGTTATAGACTACAAGATATGAAACTACTACACTTGTAAAGAGTGAGGAAAAAAACGTTGTAAAAGTGCAGTCATGCTTTCTCAAAGTtctctgcacttcctgtttcctctttccaaatattaaaataaaaactctaCGCATTTCTGACAGCAAACAACCGAAATACAATTTCCATggctatttatttgtttttattactttatttgcagaaaatattcatttcagttttgtggtcatttctgtcacactggcCTAAAAAGTCTATATAATCCGACTTTTAATAATTCTTCCAATTTGTCCACCCGTCAGTTATAACACCTGCAAATTTgtcccatttcagcccaaaccTATCCAAGCATTTAGCTCCATGAACAAATTAGTCCTTTTGAATGATTTCTTTCATTGAATGCGTTCTGCCAGCTCGTCCATAATCTCGAACTCTTTTGTTATCCCACACACAAAGATGAATAACTGCATTTTGTCATCAACATCACAACACTTGTCCGTTGCCAAGAAGAAAAGGCCAAAATTGTCCAGTTTGTTTTTGAACTGATGCTCCTGATTTCCTGCAACGTCTTCAAATGCGTCTTTTTTCAGGTCATATTGGCACAGCAATGTCCAGGAAATACTTTTTGATAAACTCACCATGAGAGAACTGTTTACTAactgttttattcaactttatggcaaaaaaaacaaaaactttatggCAAAGCTCACCATGTCTGCTACATCCCTTAATGTCTAAAGCTTGGTAAAAAGTCCctgttgcttttgcagttttgCTAGCAAATCTTCACATCCATTCCCACGCTGTATCAGTCAAGTTCTTGTATTTCTCTGTATAATGGTGATTCAAATgataattctcaaacacagcAAACTGCTCTCCACAAACAAAGAACACAGCTTTACCTCTTACTTCAGTTACTAAATACTCTTAGACCATACAACTCTacattctgcatcaaattttgtttttttttctatcgaGGTTAGCATACATCCCTCGTAAATGTCTGTTACAATATATTCGTAGAGAAGCTGCATTTGTTTGGACACACTGAAGTAtgtcaactaaaaaaaaacctagTGACCTTCAGAATGACAGCAATAAAGTTTGATAAATATTTCCTCAACGTTCTTCTGTTTTTTGCATTCTCTTTATTATAGACTTTTTTCAAAGACAGAGTTTATCAAAGAGTATTTGGCAGCTGAAATGGGACAAATAAATGCTAAATACTTATTTACATTTGAATCCTACTTTCCTACTGACTTCATACAGCTTGGACAAGGAGCAGACAATGCCCAGGTCTGATATAGGTGATGGTGTTTCTTCAGTATGATGTGTAGGAGGCAGGACAAAGGTCCCGCATCTCTGTGGAAATTTATTGAACAGTTACCACAGCTGTTCTGATATGGGTGAAATTGGACATCACAGATTTTTTGCACCATGAATCTGAGATGGTAAAAAATGTCCAATCCAAACGACTGGGAAATGGCCAATCCCAGTGAGACATCTGAAAACAGCTTCAGGTTTTAAAGGGTTTTCTGGGAGTTTTGTTAATTCTCACCTTTGACTTTCTCGTCTATTCTTCAGGTCCAGAATGCCAAACAGATGAACAGTGGACTGAAACACATGTTGGAGTCTGGGATCGAAGACTTCAGACTACCTGAGGTACAAATACACTGAAGATGACTGATATTATGATGATTAAATTGCATGAAACTCGTCAGTTGAAGCCATTTATGGTAATGAGTTTTCTGCTATGATAAAGTTATGTTCTGATAAAGTATATATGTAAATGAGGATCCCTGTTGTGGAAAGTAGAAATGTTTTTATATCTTTTAGTTTGTCGTGTGTTTTAACTTTACTATTCAATATTGTAGTGTAACCAGAAGGTGAATGCCCGCTGGACAACAGATGAGCAACTCCTGGCTGTTCAAGGTAACCTCCATGTAGAAAAAGCAGCTGCTTACaggttttaaaagtaaaatccaCCAAATGGCATACATGAAAAAGAACTTCTTGGCTTTTATATGGGCTGGTTCTCACTCTTACAGCCATTTTTGACCACAGCAGCCAGTTGTTTTCAAAgaataaactttaaaaatccACTGTGAACAACTTTTCAGCACCAAGAAGtagattacattttaaattcacTCTTATTTAcggtatatattttatatatatatatatatatatatatatatatatatatatatatatttttttttttattttttatttttttttaatatatattttataccaAATTACAACAATAGTCAACTCAAGATGGTTTATATTGTAGGGTTAACCTTACATTACTTTTAGGGTAAACAATGAGACAACCCCATTAATCAGACAACCTCGTGTTAAGCGAGCACTTGGCggcagtggaaaggaaaaactctcttttaacaagGAAcacacctccagcagaaccgggctcagggaggggtagCCATCTGCCATGGCAGGTTGGGGTTGAGGGGAGGGAGTtttgtcaaaaagaaaaatttgaAGCCTAATTGTAAAGTAGcaagggtgtctgtctcctgaatacAAACTAGgtgctggttccacagaagattGGCTGAAAGCTGACCGCTCtgtctcccattctactttttaaATATCCTAGGAACCACCAGTAAGCCTGCTGTGAAACAATGAAGTGCTCTGTTGGGGTGCACCTTCCCCTCCAAATTAGACAAGCGTCATCAGTGCAGGTCTTTAAGTCCAGATtgaaaacctatttttattccctggcttttaactctgtaGGAAACTGACACctccttatttattttattgtatgtaatgattttatggtatttttaatttggtagttgttttgatctgtgttgttcagcactttggtctgcctggtgtgttcttaaagtgctatacaaataaacgatgatgatgatgatgatgatgatgatgatgatgatgataacagATTATCACAGTTAGAGCCTAACTGGTGAAAATAGAGGAGCATTTAAAAAAGGAGCCAGAGGTGAACACCAGAGCTAAAAGTGACTACATTTTTACTTTATGTACAAAAACATACCTCTAAACTGTAATGACTGCTAAATGGTGTTCTCATCCATTTATGATTTTTTCATTGCATATATTTGTGTAACTTTAAAAATCCATCTGTGTTGTTGTACAGGTGTCAGGAAGTATGGAAAAGACTTCCAAGCCATCGCAGACGTAATCGGTAATAAAACGGTAGGGCAGGTGAAGAACTTTTTTGTGAACTACAGGCGGCGATTCAACCTGGAAGAGGTCCTGCAGGAGTGGGAAGCGGAGCAGGGAACCAAAGCTCCCAATGGAGACAGTGCCACTTTGGGAGAGGAGGGAAAGAACAGCTCAAACACTCCATCAGGAAAGAGCAcagatgaagaggatgatgaggTGAGGCTTCGTGAATTTAGTCTTGATTATTATTGAAATCATACTGGGTGGTGTTAGTAGATGTTTGAAGACACAGTTATCCAGTTTGAAGTCCAGTTATCTTGAATTTAACCATTCCTAGAAGTTAGTGGTTTTTCATTCTCTAATGTTATGTAAATTATCTTGGAACTAACTTCCAGAGCAGGATTATCTGCTTGACTTGTGTAAGTAACTCATTTTTGTTCTATGCAGGGTCAAGTCACTTCATTAGGTGCATCCCCTGCTGCCTCTTCATCATCTTCAGCTCAGACTCCAATGATATCTAgtacctcctcctcttcccttcACCAACCCCCTCCCCTTCTGCGCCCCTCCCTCCCTGCCACACCTTCTCTGCACcgtcagcctccaccactccaACAGCAAGCCCGCTTCTTGCAGCCCCGATCCACGCTGCAGCAGCCCCCGCCTCTCATCCGTCCCTCCCCAATGCCACCCCGCCTTAACCCCCGACCTTCTGGTCCCTTGACCCTCAGTGGAAACCCTGCAGGGTCAGGTCTAAGCTCTGCCCAGCAGTGCTCCAGCCTGACTGTCCACCAGTCGGACACAACCTCATCTTCCTCTATCCACTAACAAATACACACTATTTTTGTTTAAGAAATGTCTAAGTCTTAACCTAAAGCTGTCTGAAAGACTGCTGCATTCAGGTCCTGTGGGAATATCTGCATATCCCTCAAAATGTTAACAGTGACTTTCATTGCTACTGCTAATAACCAGTTCTTTTATGACATAGTGATAGACAGTcaggtgaaaaagaaagtacaaTCTCCTTCAATTCTTAGGTTTTAAGTATTGGGAGAAGGGCTGTCATGATACTTAAATTTAATAACAACCCCAGTCAcgatataataaaaaaaatcatctagACCTTCATGTGGCTCTAAAATGATTTCAATAAAACATTAGATGAACAACAACATTTTACAGTTACACATGACATACACTACcttcaaaggtttggacacaccttctcatttaattgttttttctttattttcatgactacTTACATTGTAGGTTCTCAATGAAGGCATCAAAACTTTGAAGGAACACATATAGAATATATATGTAGTaagcaaaaaagtgtgaaataactcaaaacatgttttagaatttagattcttcaaaatagCCACCCTTGGCACTCTTAGCATTCTCTCGATTAGTTTCATGAGgttgtcacctgaaatggttttccaacacTCTGAAGGAGCTTGCAGAGATACTGAACACTTGGTGGCCCTTTTGCCTTTACTCAGCGGTCCATCTTATCCCAAGCCATGTCGACTGGGTTTAGGtgaggtgactgtggaggccaacGCTCCAccactctccttc
Coding sequences within:
- the rcor3 gene encoding REST corepressor 3 isoform X2, whose amino-acid sequence is MLVWSPYHTIIDSKLDEYIAIAKEKHGYNVEQALGMLFWHKHNIEKSLADLPNFTPFPDEWTVEDKVLFEQAFSFHGKSFHRIQQMLPDKSISSLVKYYYSWKKTRSRTSLMDRQARKLANRSNQDESDEEIQDANPIEAHDSDYDPSKETKKENQAEPPVPGSKVALGRREHQTLQHRHHQRSRCRPPKGMYLTQEDVVAVSCSSSAANTLLRQLDMELVSLKRQVQNAKQMNSGLKHMLESGIEDFRLPECNQKVNARWTTDEQLLAVQGVRKYGKDFQAIADVIGNKTVGQVKNFFVNYRRRFNLEEVLQEWEAEQGTKAPNGDSATLGEEGKNSSNTPSGKSTDEEDDEGQVTSLGASPAASSSSSAQTPMISSTSSSSLHQPPPLLRPSLPATPSLHRQPPPLQQQARFLQPRSTLQQPPPLIRPSPMPPRLNPRPSGPLTLSGNPAGSGLSSAQQCSSLTVHQSDTTSSSSIH
- the rcor3 gene encoding REST corepressor 3 isoform X1, with the protein product MPGMMEKGSDYLGKGRSNGTKSPSTASNGHFSDESGSDDEHDVGMRVGADYQATIPDFEPGATKYTDKDSGGMLVWSPYHTIIDSKLDEYIAIAKEKHGYNVEQALGMLFWHKHNIEKSLADLPNFTPFPDEWTVEDKVLFEQAFSFHGKSFHRIQQMLPDKSISSLVKYYYSWKKTRSRTSLMDRQARKLANRSNQDESDEEIQDANPIEAHDSDYDPSKETKKENQAEPPVPGSKVALGRREHQTLQHRHHQRSRCRPPKGMYLTQEDVVAVSCSSSAANTLLRQLDMELVSLKRQVQNAKQMNSGLKHMLESGIEDFRLPECNQKVNARWTTDEQLLAVQGVRKYGKDFQAIADVIGNKTVGQVKNFFVNYRRRFNLEEVLQEWEAEQGTKAPNGDSATLGEEGKNSSNTPSGKSTDEEDDEGQVTSLGASPAASSSSSAQTPMISSTSSSSLHQPPPLLRPSLPATPSLHRQPPPLQQQARFLQPRSTLQQPPPLIRPSPMPPRLNPRPSGPLTLSGNPAGSGLSSAQQCSSLTVHQSDTTSSSSIH